A single genomic interval of Rhododendron vialii isolate Sample 1 chromosome 3a, ASM3025357v1 harbors:
- the LOC131321183 gene encoding copper transporter 5.1-like — FLCSTSHIYISSPFISIISISQVHLFPFNLVHLHLPPSFISISISHSSLLSLKQPPLSSSPSTAPTTTTPLLDSKLGGGGGGARIPVRLLGDVMFGVNSAIGYMLMLAGMSFNGGVFVAVEVGLSAGYLVFRSYDQDVVVVDNPCACA; from the coding sequence TTTTTATGCTCTACGTCTCATATCTACATCTCTTCCCCGTTTATCTCCATCATCTCCATCTCCCAAGTTCATCTCTTCCCATTTAACCTGGTTCATCTCCATCTCCCACCCTCGttcatctccatctccatctcccactcttctcttctctccctcAAGCAACCGCCCCTTTCCTCCTCCCCCTCAACTGCACCCACGACCACAACGCCTCTCCTCGATTCCAAGctcggcggcggcggaggaggcgCAAGGATTCCCGTCAGGCTGTTGGGAGATGTGATGTTCGGGGTCAACTCGGCAATCGGGTACATGCTGATGCTCGCCGGCATGTCGTTCAACGGCGGCGTGTTTGTCGCCGTTGAGGTGGGGCTGTCAGCCGGGTACTTGGTGTTTAGAAGCTATGATCAGGATGTGGTCGTTGTTGACAATCCTTGTGCCTGTGCTTGA